The proteins below are encoded in one region of Candidatus Planktophila lacus:
- a CDS encoding NADH-quinone oxidoreductase subunit D, which produces MSTYADPYASSRETTEGTVFSVTGGDWDSLVTEIGQAKEERVVVNMGPQHPSTHGVLRLVLELEGETVTEVRCGIGYLHTGIEKNIEFRNWTQATTFVTRMDYLAPLFNEAAYCLGVEKLLGITGDVPEKADVIRVMMMEFNRISSHMVALGTGALELGALSPMIFCFREREKVLDIFEFISGLRMNMAYIRPGGVAQDLPAGTVEKVLATVKDLRHSFKDNEKLLVGNSIWMKRTEGIGYLDLAGATTLGVTGPVIRATGLPLDLRKIQPYSGYENYKFDVVTADTCDVYGRFLIRINELEQSLRIIEQCAEKLKSLEGAPVMVADKKIAWPAQLAIGADGMGNSLNHIREIMGTSMESLIHHFKLVTEGFRVPAGQVYTAVESPRGELGAHVVSDGGTRPYRVHFREPSFNNLQSTSAMCEGSMVADIIGAVASIDPVMGGVDR; this is translated from the coding sequence GTGAGTACGTACGCAGATCCATATGCATCATCACGCGAAACCACTGAAGGCACTGTCTTCTCTGTAACTGGTGGCGATTGGGATTCACTCGTAACTGAAATTGGTCAGGCGAAAGAAGAGCGCGTTGTTGTAAATATGGGTCCACAGCACCCATCAACGCACGGCGTGCTTCGCTTGGTTCTAGAACTCGAAGGCGAAACTGTTACTGAAGTTCGTTGCGGAATCGGATACCTGCACACAGGAATCGAAAAGAATATCGAATTCCGTAACTGGACTCAGGCCACAACATTTGTAACTCGTATGGATTACTTAGCTCCGTTATTTAACGAAGCTGCTTACTGCTTAGGCGTTGAAAAGCTCCTTGGAATTACAGGCGATGTTCCTGAAAAGGCCGATGTTATTCGCGTAATGATGATGGAGTTCAACCGTATCTCTTCACACATGGTTGCGCTCGGTACTGGCGCGCTTGAACTCGGTGCGCTTTCACCAATGATCTTCTGCTTCCGCGAACGTGAAAAAGTTCTAGATATCTTTGAATTTATCTCAGGCCTTCGTATGAATATGGCCTATATCCGCCCAGGTGGAGTTGCTCAAGATCTTCCTGCTGGCACTGTTGAGAAAGTTTTGGCAACGGTAAAAGATCTGCGTCATAGCTTTAAAGATAACGAGAAGTTGCTCGTGGGAAATAGCATCTGGATGAAGCGCACCGAGGGAATTGGTTACCTTGATCTTGCTGGTGCAACAACACTTGGAGTCACAGGTCCAGTTATTCGCGCAACTGGATTGCCACTTGATCTACGCAAGATTCAGCCTTACTCAGGTTACGAGAATTACAAGTTCGATGTTGTAACCGCAGACACTTGCGATGTTTACGGCCGCTTCTTGATTCGTATCAATGAACTAGAACAATCACTTCGCATCATCGAACAATGTGCTGAAAAACTTAAATCACTTGAAGGCGCACCAGTAATGGTTGCCGATAAGAAGATTGCATGGCCAGCACAGCTTGCAATTGGTGCAGATGGAATGGGTAACTCGCTTAACCACATCCGCGAAATCATGGGCACATCAATGGAGTCTTTGATCCACCACTTCAAACTTGTTACCGAAGGTTTCCGCGTTCCAGCAGGTCAGGTTTACACAGCAGTTGAATCTCCACGTGGCGAACTCGGTGCACACGTAGTCTCTGATGGCGGCACACGTCCTTACCGCGTTCACTTCCGCGAACCATCTTTCAATAACTTGCAATCAACATCTGCAATGTGTGAGGGCTCAATGGTTGCCGACATCATCGGCGCCGTTGCCTCAATCGATCCTGTGATGGGAGGCGTTGACCGCTAA
- a CDS encoding NADH-quinone oxidoreductase subunit C, producing the protein MSDEQHGMFGAAGTGDTSGYGGLVRATASAGSSQRPFGGYFDQVADDLERAYPDFADAIERVVVDRGELTLHIKRERLVEVALILRDKLKFEMSMGVSGVHYPEDTNRELHAVYHLLSVTNNQRIRLEVSVPDVDPHIPSLVEVWAGSNWNERETYDMFGIIFDGHPGLTRILMPDDWQGHPQRKDYALGGIGVEYKGAVTPPPSDRRSYK; encoded by the coding sequence ATGTCTGATGAGCAACACGGAATGTTTGGTGCTGCCGGCACGGGGGATACCTCAGGTTACGGTGGGCTAGTTCGCGCGACCGCTTCTGCAGGCTCTTCACAGCGCCCATTTGGTGGTTATTTCGATCAGGTTGCCGATGATCTAGAGCGCGCATATCCAGATTTTGCAGATGCTATCGAGCGCGTAGTTGTTGATCGCGGCGAGCTAACTCTGCACATCAAGCGCGAGCGTTTAGTAGAAGTTGCACTTATCTTGCGCGATAAATTGAAATTTGAAATGTCGATGGGCGTATCTGGTGTGCACTATCCAGAAGATACCAATCGCGAACTTCACGCGGTTTACCACTTGTTATCAGTGACAAATAACCAACGAATTCGTTTGGAAGTTTCTGTTCCAGATGTCGATCCACACATTCCTTCACTTGTTGAAGTCTGGGCTGGATCTAACTGGAACGAACGCGAAACTTACGACATGTTCGGAATCATCTTTGATGGCCACCCAGGACTTACTCGCATCTTGATGCCAGATGATTGGCAAGGACATCCACAACGTAAGGATTACGCACTTGGCGGAATCGGCGTTGAATACAAGGGCGCTGTTACACCACCTCCATCAGATCGGAGGTCTTACAAGTGA
- a CDS encoding NuoB/complex I 20 kDa subunit family protein, whose translation MGLEEKLPSGIVLTSVEKLAGYMRKNSLWPATFGLACCAIEMMAAGAGRYDLARFGMEVFRASPRQADLMIVAGRVSNKMAPVLRQIYDQMAAPKWVIAMGACASSGGMFNNYAIVQGVDHVVPVDIYLPGCPPRPEMLMDAILKLHDQIYDEKLGPNREKVIKEVEAAAMAAVPTHQLKGLLA comes from the coding sequence GTGGGATTAGAAGAGAAGTTACCTAGCGGAATCGTTTTAACCTCAGTTGAAAAACTTGCAGGTTACATGCGTAAAAATTCACTTTGGCCAGCAACTTTCGGTTTAGCATGTTGCGCAATTGAGATGATGGCGGCAGGTGCAGGTCGTTACGACCTCGCACGTTTTGGTATGGAAGTTTTCCGCGCATCCCCACGTCAAGCAGATTTGATGATCGTTGCCGGTCGCGTTTCAAACAAGATGGCTCCAGTGCTTCGCCAGATTTACGATCAAATGGCTGCACCAAAGTGGGTTATCGCAATGGGTGCATGTGCATCTTCAGGCGGAATGTTTAACAACTACGCAATCGTGCAGGGCGTTGACCACGTAGTACCAGTTGATATTTATCTTCCAGGTTGTCCGCCACGTCCAGAAATGTTGATGGATGCAATTCTTAAATTGCACGATCAGATTTACGACGAAAAACTCGGACCTAACCGCGAAAAAGTTATCAAGGAAGTTGAAGCGGCGGCAATGGCTGCAGTACCAACCCATCAGTTGAAGGGGTTGTTGGCTTAA
- a CDS encoding NADH-quinone oxidoreductase subunit A: MTGNPYIPILAIAAVGFGFAIFSLAAAAVTGPARYNRAKLEAYECGIEPSPQAAQGGRFPVKYFLTAMLFIIFDIEIVFLYPWAVTFDQLGLFGLVEMAIFIGTVFVAFAYVWRRGGLEWD; encoded by the coding sequence GTGACCGGTAATCCATATATTCCGATTCTGGCTATCGCAGCCGTTGGTTTTGGCTTCGCAATTTTCTCTCTTGCCGCAGCCGCCGTTACCGGACCTGCTCGTTACAACCGCGCAAAGTTAGAGGCGTACGAGTGCGGAATCGAACCTTCACCGCAAGCAGCGCAAGGTGGACGTTTTCCAGTTAAGTACTTCCTAACCGCGATGCTATTTATCATCTTTGATATTGAAATCGTTTTCTTATATCCATGGGCTGTCACCTTTGATCAACTTGGACTATTTGGTTTAGTCGAAATGGCGATATTTATCGGAACAGTCTTCGTTGCATTTGCATATGTCTGGCGTCGCGGAGGCCTCGAGTGGGATTAG
- a CDS encoding demethylmenaquinone methyltransferase, translated as MSRANMDKNPDEVAAMFDGVAKRYDLVNDLLSLGQTKAWRRATTAIIAPKAGMKILDLAAGTGSSSEPLAAAGADVIPADFSEGMLAAGRKARPHLPFTFADALNLPFADGEFDVVTISFGLRNTSDVDKALGEALRVTKKGGRIVIAEFSSPTWAPFRKLYTNYLMRSLPAIAKKTSSNPDAYIYLAESIRAWPNQKALAAKIEAAGWSQVGWQNLTFGVVAVHRGVKG; from the coding sequence ATGTCGCGCGCAAATATGGATAAAAACCCCGATGAAGTCGCCGCAATGTTCGATGGGGTGGCCAAGCGCTATGACCTCGTAAATGATCTGCTCAGCCTGGGCCAGACCAAGGCTTGGCGCCGTGCGACCACTGCGATCATCGCCCCAAAGGCTGGAATGAAGATCCTCGACTTGGCTGCAGGCACGGGATCGAGCTCCGAACCCTTGGCTGCCGCTGGCGCCGACGTTATTCCAGCCGATTTCTCTGAAGGCATGCTGGCTGCCGGCCGTAAAGCCCGCCCGCACCTGCCCTTCACCTTCGCCGATGCCTTAAATCTGCCCTTCGCCGATGGCGAATTCGATGTTGTGACCATCTCTTTCGGTCTGCGCAATACCTCAGATGTAGATAAAGCCCTCGGGGAAGCCCTACGCGTGACCAAAAAGGGTGGCAGGATCGTCATAGCCGAGTTTTCTAGCCCAACTTGGGCTCCATTTCGAAAGCTCTATACCAATTACTTAATGCGCTCCCTCCCGGCGATCGCCAAGAAAACCTCTTCTAACCCAGATGCCTATATCTACTTGGCCGAATCGATCCGCGCCTGGCCAAATCAGAAGGCGCTCGCCGCCAAGATCGAGGCTGCGGGATGGAGCCAAGTCGGCTGGCAGAACTTAACTTTCGGGGTTGTTGCAGTTCACAGAGGCGTAAAGGGCTAA
- a CDS encoding biotin transporter BioY has translation MSISTGSLRATVFPRSTALTHATFIVGGTLFIAALAQIAVPVPGSPVPVTGQTLAVYLIGTTYGARLGFATFATYLLAGVAGAPVFAAATGATSHGIARLTGATGGYLIGMLVATVVLGALADRKADQKFKTSFPALTLGSAIVFAFGLIWLKTSLDLSWAATISAGLTPFIFGELLKIAITATSLPLIWRKIAQKLNR, from the coding sequence ATGTCGATCTCAACCGGATCACTTCGGGCAACGGTCTTTCCTCGCAGCACTGCGCTAACCCATGCCACCTTTATCGTCGGCGGAACTTTGTTTATTGCCGCTTTGGCACAAATCGCTGTTCCGGTTCCGGGATCCCCAGTTCCTGTAACAGGTCAAACACTTGCCGTTTATTTAATCGGAACCACTTACGGTGCACGACTTGGATTTGCAACATTCGCAACGTATTTATTAGCCGGCGTTGCAGGAGCTCCAGTATTTGCTGCAGCAACAGGTGCAACTAGCCACGGTATTGCCCGTTTAACTGGTGCAACTGGTGGTTACCTAATCGGAATGCTCGTTGCCACAGTTGTTCTTGGCGCGCTCGCAGATCGCAAAGCCGATCAGAAATTTAAAACTTCATTTCCAGCGTTAACTTTGGGAAGCGCAATTGTCTTTGCCTTTGGATTGATCTGGTTAAAAACATCGCTAGATCTTTCTTGGGCAGCAACAATCAGTGCAGGCCTTACTCCATTTATCTTCGGTGAACTTTTGAAGATTGCAATCACCGCAACTTCCCTGCCACTGATTTGGCGCAAGATTGCACAAAAGTTAAATCGATAA
- a CDS encoding isochorismate synthase, whose protein sequence is MPQLIPVTTARLGEHLPLLELLPDSAPVTWVRGGDGLVGWGSYASTTVSGPNRFKDARTWWHQQLEKLAISDSVHASGTGPILFTSFSFDQNEESVLVIPEIVVGMRNGSSWITWIGDQAQPKLAESAQMLEDAEYNWGDGSISPAEWQIRVAQAIKEIESTKLEKVVLARDLKVNSHRAIDPRKILRNLSAEYPSTWIFAVDGLIGATPELLLRLSRGMVTSRVLAGTISKTGDDERDLALAASLARSSKDLEEHEYAVRSVADALDPFCTSTNVPESPFVLHLANVMHLATDVTGALIESKKSVDAFTILEKLHPSAAVCGTPTEIAAKLIKDIEGMPRGRYAGPVGWLDARGDGELGIALRCGQITENELRIFAGCGIVAGSNPEKELTESNAKFAPMRSALS, encoded by the coding sequence ATGCCGCAACTTATCCCCGTTACTACTGCGCGCCTGGGCGAGCACTTACCGCTGCTGGAGCTACTTCCAGATAGCGCACCTGTTACTTGGGTTCGCGGCGGCGATGGCTTAGTTGGTTGGGGTTCTTACGCATCCACCACAGTGAGCGGCCCAAATAGATTTAAAGATGCTCGCACTTGGTGGCATCAACAGCTAGAAAAACTTGCGATCTCTGATTCAGTTCACGCCAGTGGCACAGGTCCAATTCTCTTTACCTCTTTCTCTTTTGATCAGAACGAAGAATCAGTTCTTGTCATTCCTGAAATCGTTGTCGGAATGCGCAATGGAAGCTCTTGGATCACATGGATCGGCGATCAAGCCCAGCCAAAACTCGCTGAAAGCGCACAGATGCTTGAAGATGCTGAATACAACTGGGGCGATGGTTCGATTAGCCCAGCGGAATGGCAGATTCGCGTTGCACAAGCAATTAAAGAGATTGAAAGTACCAAACTTGAAAAAGTTGTTCTTGCACGAGATTTAAAAGTTAACTCACATCGCGCCATTGATCCACGGAAAATTCTTCGTAACCTAAGCGCCGAATATCCATCTACATGGATCTTTGCAGTCGATGGCTTGATCGGTGCAACACCTGAGCTCTTGCTCCGCTTATCTCGCGGCATGGTTACGTCACGAGTTCTTGCTGGAACGATCAGCAAAACTGGCGATGATGAGAGAGATTTAGCGCTAGCCGCATCATTGGCACGATCGTCCAAGGATCTCGAAGAGCACGAATACGCAGTTAGATCAGTTGCAGATGCGCTCGATCCTTTCTGCACATCAACTAACGTTCCAGAATCCCCATTTGTATTGCACTTGGCAAACGTTATGCACTTGGCGACTGACGTTACTGGTGCGCTAATCGAAAGCAAGAAGAGCGTTGATGCTTTTACAATTCTTGAGAAATTACATCCATCCGCTGCTGTATGCGGCACACCAACTGAGATTGCTGCAAAGCTGATTAAAGATATTGAAGGGATGCCACGTGGTCGCTATGCCGGACCAGTAGGTTGGCTAGATGCGCGCGGTGACGGTGAACTTGGAATCGCCCTTCGTTGTGGGCAAATTACTGAAAATGAACTGCGCATCTTTGCGGGCTGCGGAATTGTGGCTGGTTCCAACCCAGAGAAAGAGTTAACCGAGAGCAACGCTAAATTTGCGCCGATGCGAAGCGCACTTTCATAA
- the menD gene encoding 2-succinyl-5-enolpyruvyl-6-hydroxy-3-cyclohexene-1-carboxylic-acid synthase produces MSQATTLARVIIRQILEAGITDAVISPGSRNAPLSLALVAAQKRGLIKLHIRIDERTAAFYALGLAKASNRPVPVICTSGTAVANYHPAVLEASHSNIPLFVITADRPAELRRTGANQTTEQARIFGKAVRYFSDVSGGAYPLELPLNALQTGPVHINVQFEEPLLGDDNDAWLDGLKVNPPKVFDRKKAGTLASKSTRGLLVIGHDRGGLEVAAVSAFIESLGWPVISEDPLTFAQANAHASLFLTATPIAKDLAPDTVIVIGRTTLSRSVNALIKSARSTFVIDPRIATVDSDRAADKRFTDLPELYVAPADPEWIAKWQKYSERTAKVVKDVSIWSEPLIAREIAANLSADTALFIASSRPIRDLEAFAAARSGVITYANRGLAGIDGNISTATGIATHHGSAIAVLGDLAFLHDLTGLIHHDQVNLKIFVVNNDGGGIFSTLPQRGVEGFEEVFGTPHGLDPAAIAKSMGISGKTIDNTAELSKEITAPIKGLSVVVLDVPNREANADLIKDLAEKMKSL; encoded by the coding sequence ATGAGTCAAGCAACAACCCTGGCTCGGGTAATCATTCGCCAAATTCTTGAGGCGGGAATAACTGATGCAGTTATTTCACCAGGATCCCGAAACGCGCCTTTATCTCTTGCACTAGTTGCGGCCCAAAAGCGCGGCTTGATTAAGTTACATATCCGCATCGACGAACGCACTGCCGCTTTCTACGCACTTGGTTTAGCAAAGGCCAGTAATCGTCCTGTGCCAGTTATCTGCACTAGCGGAACAGCGGTTGCGAATTACCATCCTGCAGTTCTGGAAGCATCACATTCAAATATCCCACTCTTTGTAATCACTGCAGATCGTCCAGCCGAACTACGTCGAACGGGCGCCAACCAAACCACTGAGCAAGCACGCATCTTTGGCAAAGCAGTTCGTTACTTCTCCGATGTTTCTGGTGGGGCCTATCCGCTAGAACTTCCACTTAACGCACTTCAAACCGGCCCAGTACATATCAATGTGCAATTTGAAGAACCACTTCTTGGTGATGATAACGATGCGTGGCTCGATGGTTTAAAGGTAAATCCACCAAAAGTCTTTGATCGCAAGAAAGCCGGAACTCTCGCAAGTAAATCAACACGTGGCTTACTAGTAATTGGCCATGACCGTGGCGGACTTGAAGTTGCCGCGGTTAGCGCATTTATTGAATCTCTCGGTTGGCCGGTAATTAGCGAGGATCCACTGACATTTGCGCAAGCAAACGCCCATGCCAGTCTATTTCTAACAGCAACTCCAATCGCAAAAGATTTAGCTCCAGATACCGTGATCGTAATTGGCCGTACAACGCTGTCTAGATCAGTTAACGCACTCATCAAATCTGCACGTTCCACATTTGTTATTGATCCGCGCATTGCAACAGTGGATTCAGACCGCGCGGCAGATAAGCGTTTTACCGATCTTCCCGAACTTTATGTTGCACCCGCCGATCCTGAATGGATCGCTAAATGGCAGAAATATTCTGAACGCACTGCCAAAGTTGTTAAAGATGTTTCAATCTGGTCTGAGCCACTTATCGCTCGTGAGATCGCAGCCAACCTTTCTGCGGATACAGCGCTGTTTATCGCATCATCGCGTCCCATTAGAGATCTCGAAGCTTTCGCAGCTGCACGATCAGGAGTCATAACCTATGCAAATCGTGGTCTGGCAGGCATTGATGGAAATATCTCTACCGCAACCGGAATTGCAACACATCACGGTTCGGCAATTGCAGTACTTGGAGATTTAGCTTTCCTGCATGACTTAACTGGGTTAATTCATCACGACCAGGTAAACCTCAAGATCTTCGTTGTAAATAATGATGGTGGCGGAATTTTCTCAACTTTGCCACAACGCGGAGTAGAAGGATTTGAAGAAGTTTTTGGAACACCACACGGGCTAGACCCTGCGGCGATTGCAAAATCAATGGGAATCAGCGGAAAAACTATCGATAACACCGCAGAATTAAGTAAAGAGATAACTGCACCAATTAAGGGGCTAAGCGTTGTAGTCCTGGATGTTCCTAACCGTGAAGCAAATGCCGATCTAATTAAAGATCTGGCAGAGAAGATGAAATCGCTTTAA
- a CDS encoding o-succinylbenzoate synthase → MLDDLLATLRVITIPTRTNFRGVTYREVALLQGPQGWGEFSPFLEYDDNECAPWLASAIEAATVARPERFRNEIAVNGTIPELNDKKEIEALMRTFSGAKTFKVKVGGNLTEDVMRVARVFSNAPKAAIRVDVNGLWSVEEALTNLYAYYEEIGPLEYVEQPCATIEELRELKRRIKIPLRIAADEVIRKATDPFKVDLTDAADVVMLKVQPLGGIRRSLEIAQHHGLPVVVSSALESAIGIEYGLELAASISDLSFDCGLATGSLLTRDVAEHKIVDGKIALGQISPKLDGLEVSPDRFEWWKNRIMRVGKLLT, encoded by the coding sequence ATGCTTGATGACCTCCTTGCAACCCTTCGCGTAATCACAATTCCCACGCGTACCAATTTTCGTGGTGTGACTTATCGCGAAGTTGCACTGCTGCAGGGCCCGCAAGGCTGGGGAGAGTTCTCACCATTTCTGGAATACGACGATAACGAGTGCGCGCCATGGCTCGCTAGTGCAATAGAAGCAGCAACAGTTGCTCGCCCCGAACGTTTCCGAAATGAAATAGCAGTCAACGGAACCATTCCAGAGCTAAATGATAAAAAAGAGATCGAAGCCCTGATGCGCACATTTTCAGGTGCAAAAACTTTCAAAGTAAAGGTGGGAGGTAATCTCACTGAAGACGTCATGCGAGTTGCTCGAGTATTTTCTAACGCTCCAAAGGCTGCAATCCGCGTTGATGTCAACGGACTCTGGTCTGTAGAAGAAGCGCTCACTAATCTTTACGCATATTACGAAGAGATTGGCCCACTTGAATATGTTGAGCAACCTTGTGCAACTATTGAAGAGCTACGTGAACTAAAGCGCAGAATCAAGATTCCATTACGTATTGCAGCAGATGAAGTCATTCGCAAAGCAACCGACCCATTTAAAGTAGACCTCACCGATGCTGCAGATGTTGTGATGCTTAAAGTGCAACCACTCGGAGGAATTCGACGATCTCTTGAGATTGCTCAACACCACGGTCTGCCCGTCGTTGTTTCTAGCGCTTTAGAAAGTGCCATCGGAATCGAATATGGACTTGAACTTGCCGCATCAATTAGTGATCTGAGCTTTGATTGTGGTTTAGCGACAGGCTCACTTCTGACACGTGATGTTGCAGAACATAAGATTGTTGATGGAAAGATCGCGCTGGGTCAGATTTCACCAAAACTAGATGGCCTTGAAGTGTCACCCGATCGCTTCGAATGGTGGAAGAATCGCATAATGAGAGTCGGGAAGTTACTTACATGA
- the menB gene encoding 1,4-dihydroxy-2-naphthoyl-CoA synthase — translation MPAWATGAGGEKFTDITYQVGDGMAKIAINRPEVRNAFRPQTIIELQEAFSLARDNSDVGVIIFTGTGDEAFCSGGDISVRGDDGYLGEDPLAQKGIGRLNVLDLQIQIRRTPKPVVAMVAGWAIGGGHVLHVVCDLTIAADNAKFGQTGPMVGSFDGGYGSGLLAASVGQKKAREIWFMTRQYDAQEALAMGLVNTVVPLKELEAETVSWCREMLRNSPLALRLLKSSMNAADDGLAGIQQLAGDATLLFYLSEEGQEGRDAYKEKRAPDFGKFPKRP, via the coding sequence ATCCCTGCGTGGGCAACTGGCGCAGGTGGAGAGAAATTTACCGATATCACCTATCAAGTAGGCGACGGCATGGCCAAGATCGCGATCAATCGACCAGAGGTGCGCAACGCATTTCGCCCCCAAACAATTATTGAATTACAAGAAGCTTTCTCACTTGCGCGCGATAACTCAGATGTCGGCGTAATCATCTTTACCGGAACCGGCGATGAAGCCTTCTGTTCTGGCGGAGATATCAGCGTGCGCGGAGATGATGGATATCTCGGCGAAGATCCTTTGGCACAAAAGGGCATCGGCCGCTTAAATGTTTTAGATCTACAAATTCAAATTCGTCGCACTCCTAAACCAGTTGTTGCAATGGTCGCTGGTTGGGCAATCGGCGGCGGACATGTTCTGCATGTTGTCTGCGATTTAACAATCGCTGCCGATAACGCAAAGTTTGGGCAGACCGGTCCGATGGTTGGTTCATTCGATGGTGGTTATGGTTCAGGTTTACTAGCCGCAAGTGTTGGACAGAAGAAAGCCCGCGAAATTTGGTTTATGACTCGTCAATACGATGCGCAAGAAGCGCTCGCCATGGGACTTGTTAACACCGTTGTTCCACTTAAAGAACTTGAAGCCGAAACTGTTTCTTGGTGCCGCGAGATGCTGCGCAACTCTCCTCTTGCACTTCGTTTGCTGAAATCTTCTATGAACGCCGCCGATGACGGCCTTGCCGGAATTCAACAACTGGCTGGCGATGCCACGCTGCTCTTCTACTTAAGCGAAGAAGGTCAAGAAGGTCGCGATGCGTATAAGGAAAAGCGCGCGCCAGATTTCGGTAAATTCCCTAAACGTCCATAA
- a CDS encoding AMP-binding protein, translated as MEQTSQREIRAIDPTWDLAELMARLAKALIGEGPALALGPVSVAGAPDRVALVVNTSGSTGIAKEVGLSASALLESAKSANKFVGAKPGQIWSLLLPLTHIAGINILVRSLELGTVPIDAREITGKYPFADFTAVVPTQLFRALNGDGDLLEHLISAQAVLVGGAALSSELREAAHEAGIKVVETYGMTETSGGCIYNGTPLDGTEFEIDDLGVISISSKSLATTYLNDPKSWDEKIRNGYFVTTDLGYIEDGKLVVTGRSDDLIITGGENISLAEVERIVSTTFSGIDCAAFAVPDSQWGQALQLAIAGDVKPEQSAINEYLSSQISKAAKVKNFLYVSQLPRTALGKIDRRKLAELATEANHG; from the coding sequence ATGGAGCAGACGTCACAACGAGAGATTCGTGCGATAGATCCCACGTGGGACCTCGCCGAGTTAATGGCGCGCCTTGCCAAAGCCCTTATTGGAGAAGGCCCGGCTCTGGCCCTTGGCCCAGTTTCAGTCGCCGGCGCCCCAGATCGCGTGGCGCTAGTAGTCAATACCAGTGGATCAACTGGGATAGCTAAAGAAGTTGGTTTATCGGCCAGCGCACTTTTAGAGAGCGCCAAGAGCGCAAATAAATTTGTTGGTGCAAAGCCAGGACAGATCTGGTCGTTGTTGCTGCCGTTAACTCATATCGCCGGAATAAATATTTTAGTTAGAAGTTTAGAACTTGGAACAGTGCCAATTGATGCCCGAGAAATTACTGGCAAATACCCGTTCGCTGATTTCACTGCAGTTGTGCCGACTCAACTATTTCGCGCACTAAATGGCGATGGCGATCTGCTGGAACATTTGATTTCTGCGCAAGCGGTATTGGTGGGAGGTGCGGCACTTTCTTCAGAGCTACGTGAAGCCGCACATGAAGCAGGTATCAAGGTAGTTGAGACTTACGGCATGACCGAAACCTCAGGTGGATGCATTTACAACGGAACACCTCTTGACGGAACCGAATTTGAAATTGACGATCTTGGAGTTATTTCAATATCTAGCAAATCGCTAGCCACAACTTATCTAAATGATCCAAAATCTTGGGATGAGAAGATCCGTAACGGATACTTTGTCACAACTGATCTTGGATATATCGAAGATGGAAAACTTGTCGTAACCGGCAGAAGCGATGATCTGATAATAACGGGCGGAGAAAATATCTCTCTGGCTGAAGTCGAAAGAATCGTTTCGACAACTTTTTCTGGAATTGATTGTGCGGCATTTGCGGTTCCTGATTCGCAATGGGGACAGGCGCTGCAATTAGCGATTGCTGGTGATGTTAAGCCAGAGCAATCTGCGATAAATGAATATCTCTCTTCACAAATCTCAAAAGCGGCAAAGGTAAAGAACTTCTTATATGTAAGCCAACTCCCCCGTACCGCCCTTGGCAAAATTGATCGCCGTAAACTTGCAGAGCTCGCGACTGAGGCAAACCATGGCTAA